In Synechococcus sp. PCC 6312, one genomic interval encodes:
- a CDS encoding DUF3067 family protein, which produces MTGAELHQKLLDKWGRSYDLQLRRTQGKIFLQVMWRYLEQASFPSNELEYRQHLNAIVQYLQAWGCVDQVLTFIERTREKPRLGKAVSIPLDLGDRTSEWILEEFS; this is translated from the coding sequence ATGACCGGGGCTGAGTTACACCAAAAGCTCCTAGATAAATGGGGGCGTTCCTATGATCTGCAACTACGGCGGACTCAAGGTAAGATTTTTCTGCAAGTTATGTGGCGCTACCTCGAACAGGCCTCGTTTCCCAGTAATGAACTTGAATATCGGCAACATCTGAATGCCATTGTCCAATATCTCCAGGCCTGGGGCTGTGTGGATCAGGTTTTGACCTTTATTGAACGCACCCGCGAAAAACCTCGCCTTGGTAAAGCCGTCAGTATTCCCTTAGATTTGGGCGACCGAACCAGTGAATGGATTTTGGAAGAATTCTCTTAA
- a CDS encoding GTP-binding protein — translation MVEAGKDGSSQDHDLDLEQALQELEQYQADLNYHQAQSSLHHLLERLDLAPQEAAALAETLNSLEEMLTKLQEGVVHIAVFGLVGRGKSSLLNALLGQDCFATGPIHGVTQTSSRAVWATSAGGASGSSRVVLPGLGQSRVELIDTPGLDEVGGEARQALAQGVAQQADLILFVISGDMTKLEHQALWELRQASKPILLVFNKVDQYPEADRQAIYAKIRDDRVKEILTPNEIVMVAAAPLVPKLVNHADGRITAELTPGPPQIEDLKLKILQVLQEEGKALVALNTLLFADGVNEQITERKMAIRDSQANQLIWKSATAKALAIALNPITMVDIVSSLVIDLTMIQALAKLYGLEMTREGATQLLQKIALTMGGISASEMLANLGLSSLKGILGLAAPATGGASLVPYVSVAITQAGIAGFSSYTIGQVSKEYLANGASWGVAGPKTVVRDILASLDQSEILGRLKSELQQRLRPSRA, via the coding sequence ATGGTTGAGGCTGGTAAGGATGGCTCTTCACAGGATCATGATTTGGATTTGGAGCAAGCTCTCCAAGAACTTGAACAGTACCAGGCCGACTTAAACTATCACCAGGCCCAGTCTTCTCTGCATCATCTTCTAGAGCGGTTGGATTTAGCCCCCCAGGAAGCCGCAGCACTAGCCGAAACACTTAACAGTTTGGAAGAGATGCTCACCAAGCTCCAAGAAGGGGTCGTGCATATTGCCGTATTTGGGCTGGTGGGACGGGGTAAGTCTTCCTTGCTCAATGCCCTACTGGGACAAGATTGTTTTGCGACGGGGCCAATTCATGGGGTGACGCAAACTAGTTCCCGGGCGGTCTGGGCAACATCGGCGGGGGGAGCATCCGGTAGTTCTCGAGTGGTGTTACCCGGCCTGGGGCAGTCGCGGGTGGAATTGATTGATACACCTGGCCTGGATGAAGTGGGTGGGGAAGCGCGCCAAGCCCTAGCTCAAGGGGTGGCTCAGCAAGCAGACTTAATTTTATTTGTCATTTCTGGGGATATGACGAAGCTGGAGCACCAGGCCTTGTGGGAATTACGCCAAGCCAGCAAGCCGATCCTCTTAGTGTTTAACAAAGTGGATCAGTACCCAGAGGCCGATCGCCAGGCCATTTATGCCAAAATTCGGGATGATCGGGTGAAGGAAATTCTGACCCCCAATGAAATTGTCATGGTGGCAGCGGCTCCCCTCGTTCCCAAATTGGTCAATCATGCTGATGGGCGGATCACGGCTGAGCTAACCCCTGGTCCACCACAAATTGAAGATTTGAAATTAAAGATTTTGCAAGTGCTTCAGGAAGAAGGCAAAGCCCTGGTAGCTTTGAATACACTCTTGTTTGCCGATGGGGTCAATGAGCAAATTACCGAACGAAAAATGGCCATCCGGGACAGCCAGGCCAATCAACTCATCTGGAAAAGTGCGACAGCCAAAGCTCTTGCGATTGCTCTCAACCCGATCACAATGGTGGATATTGTCAGTAGCCTGGTGATTGATCTGACGATGATTCAAGCCTTGGCAAAACTCTACGGCCTGGAAATGACTCGGGAAGGAGCGACCCAACTCTTGCAAAAAATCGCCTTGACCATGGGGGGAATCAGTGCCAGTGAAATGTTAGCTAATCTCGGCTTGAGTTCCTTAAAGGGAATCTTAGGCTTGGCGGCCCCGGCTACTGGCGGCGCGTCCTTAGTTCCCTATGTTTCGGTAGCGATTACCCAGGCCGGGATAGCTGGCTTTTCCTCCTACACGATTGGGCAGGTGAGTAAGGAATACCTAGCCAATGGGGCATCTTGGGGAGTCGCTGGGCCAAAGACAGTCGTGCGGGACATTCTCGCGTCACTGGATCAGTCCGAAATCTTGGGCCGCCTCAAATCAGAATTGCAACAACGTCTGCGCCCCAGCCGAGCTTGA
- a CDS encoding iron uptake porin: protein MNKNYLLAGSLSLLGVIGGLNPAQAVTDSLSNATSEAAQVSTAKFDALLAAQPNDVAPAPVSLPAATPTVADNSNVTSVSQLMSVEDSMGQVTSVSQLSDVRPTDWAYQALASLVEKYGCIAGYPDGTFRGNRAATRYEMAAALNACLDVISDRFATKEDLAALRKLMDEFAAELATLRGRVDNLEARTAALEATQFSTTTKLSGLVTISGQYGGATSGPVNNAINPNGPIGSLNPTVIAGVLLSLNTSFTGSDLLETTLSTGNGGLDAISQYNIGANSNLASGGPLNTQSYFNPGQYYWAGFGPTVGLYRLAYTFKPVEDVSVTAAAQFYPSDIIDTNSWANSPAKDFGSYFFINNPFIVPYAMNFLGGAGAAIQWNPGEGGFTVRALYAAANAGLANPNAAAFNTSGGFGGDPYQASVEFEYAGNINSDGSNNYVVKAQYTNSRTFGVPANAGGINFEVNLGQFGIFGRGGIAGISDAAVTPLPGSQIGGVIIDPASGSLTVGTFMAGIGYKDLFIPGSTLAVAAGSPFINGGGSQQVNVEGFYRFPVSDNISITPIISAIINPNTSGGAGFNSNPAIVQGVVRTTFSF from the coding sequence GTGAACAAGAATTATCTATTGGCAGGTAGCTTGAGCCTTTTAGGGGTAATTGGTGGCTTAAATCCTGCCCAAGCTGTAACAGATTCCCTAAGCAATGCTACTTCTGAAGCTGCTCAAGTTTCTACAGCTAAATTTGATGCCCTACTGGCTGCTCAACCCAATGATGTGGCTCCGGCTCCTGTTTCTTTGCCTGCTGCGACCCCAACTGTTGCTGATAACTCCAACGTCACCTCCGTCAGTCAGTTGATGTCCGTAGAAGACTCCATGGGGCAGGTGACTTCTGTCTCCCAATTGTCTGATGTCCGTCCAACCGACTGGGCTTACCAAGCTTTGGCTTCCTTGGTTGAGAAGTACGGCTGTATTGCCGGTTATCCTGATGGAACGTTCCGGGGGAATCGGGCTGCCACTCGTTATGAAATGGCTGCGGCTTTGAATGCTTGCTTGGATGTGATTAGCGATCGGTTTGCCACCAAAGAAGACTTGGCTGCTCTTCGCAAATTGATGGACGAGTTTGCGGCTGAATTAGCCACACTTCGGGGTCGGGTTGATAATTTAGAAGCTCGTACTGCTGCCTTAGAAGCTACCCAATTCTCTACCACCACTAAACTTTCTGGATTGGTGACCATTTCGGGTCAATACGGCGGCGCTACCTCTGGTCCTGTCAATAATGCCATCAATCCAAACGGACCCATTGGCTCCTTGAACCCAACTGTTATTGCTGGCGTTCTTCTTAGCTTAAACACTAGCTTTACGGGTTCTGACTTATTGGAAACAACATTGAGCACTGGTAATGGTGGTCTTGATGCAATCAGCCAGTACAACATTGGTGCAAACAGTAACTTGGCCTCTGGTGGTCCCCTTAATACTCAATCCTACTTCAACCCTGGCCAATACTATTGGGCTGGCTTTGGACCAACTGTTGGTCTGTATCGATTAGCCTACACCTTTAAGCCAGTTGAGGATGTCAGCGTGACTGCTGCAGCCCAATTTTATCCCAGTGATATCATTGATACTAATAGCTGGGCTAACTCTCCTGCTAAGGACTTCGGCAGCTACTTCTTCATCAATAACCCCTTCATTGTTCCCTACGCCATGAACTTTTTGGGTGGGGCTGGTGCTGCGATTCAGTGGAACCCGGGTGAAGGTGGCTTTACCGTTCGCGCCCTCTATGCTGCTGCTAACGCTGGTCTTGCCAATCCTAACGCTGCGGCCTTTAATACAAGTGGTGGTTTTGGCGGTGATCCTTATCAAGCCTCTGTTGAATTTGAGTACGCTGGAAACATTAACAGTGATGGTTCCAACAACTATGTTGTGAAAGCTCAATACACCAACTCTCGCACCTTTGGTGTTCCTGCCAATGCCGGTGGTATCAACTTTGAAGTCAACTTAGGTCAGTTTGGCATCTTTGGTCGGGGAGGTATTGCCGGAATTAGCGATGCCGCTGTTACCCCTCTCCCTGGTTCTCAAATTGGCGGTGTAATTATTGATCCGGCTTCTGGTAGTCTAACCGTTGGAACCTTTATGGCTGGTATTGGCTATAAAGACCTCTTTATTCCTGGCTCTACCTTGGCTGTGGCTGCTGGTTCTCCATTCATTAATGGTGGCGGTTCACAACAAGTTAATGTTGAAGGATTTTATCGCTTCCCTGTTAGCGACAATATCAGCATTACACCAATCATCTCTGCGATTATCAACCCGAATACAAGTGGTGGTGCTGGCTTCAACTCTAACCCTGCCATTGTTCAAGGTGTGGTTCGGACAACCTTCAGCTTCTAA
- a CDS encoding acetolactate synthase large subunit, giving the protein MNTAELLVKCLENEGVEYIFGLPGEENLDVLQALRQSSIKFITTRHEQGAAFMADVYGRLTGKAGVCLSTLGPGATNLMTGVADANLDGAPLVAITGQVGTDRMHIESHQYLDLVAMFAPVTKWNAQIVRPSITPEIVRRGFKLAQAEKPGAVHIDLPENIAAMEAIGNPLRTTDHEKTYASYQAVQAAAELINQAQNPIVLIGNGVIRGHASAALTHFATELNIPVANTFMGKGGIPYDHPLALWSVGLQQRDYISCGFDHTDLVIAVGYDLIEYSPKRWNPDGSIKIIHIATTHAEIDSSYIPETEVVGDISDSLYEILKRADRHDKPTPYALHLRQDIVADYMQYARDDGFPIKPQKLIYDLRQVMGPDDIVISDVGAHKMWMARHYHCQRPNTCLISNGFAAMGIAVPGALAAKLVHPDRHIVAVTGDGGFMMNFQELETALREGTNFTTIIFNDGGYGLIEWKQHRYFGESAFIKFGNPDFVKLAESMGLKGYRVESALDFIPILKTALEQDVPTIIDVPVDYSENLRFNQRIGEITCSYE; this is encoded by the coding sequence ATGAATACCGCGGAACTTTTAGTTAAATGCCTGGAAAACGAAGGGGTAGAGTATATTTTTGGCCTGCCCGGTGAAGAAAATCTTGATGTCCTCCAGGCCCTGCGCCAGTCTTCGATAAAATTCATCACCACCCGCCACGAACAAGGGGCCGCCTTTATGGCCGATGTTTATGGGCGATTAACCGGAAAGGCGGGGGTTTGTTTATCTACCTTGGGGCCTGGGGCAACCAACTTAATGACCGGAGTGGCTGATGCCAATTTGGATGGTGCGCCCTTAGTCGCCATCACCGGACAAGTGGGAACCGACCGGATGCACATTGAATCCCACCAATACCTAGACCTTGTGGCCATGTTTGCGCCTGTCACCAAGTGGAATGCTCAAATTGTCCGCCCCAGCATTACCCCCGAAATTGTCCGCCGTGGTTTTAAGTTGGCCCAGGCCGAGAAACCGGGAGCCGTCCACATTGATTTACCCGAAAATATTGCGGCTATGGAAGCGATTGGTAACCCCCTGAGGACGACCGATCACGAAAAAACCTATGCCTCCTATCAAGCAGTTCAGGCCGCCGCCGAACTCATTAACCAAGCCCAAAATCCAATTGTTCTGATTGGGAATGGAGTCATTCGGGGCCATGCCTCAGCCGCCCTTACACATTTTGCGACTGAACTCAATATTCCCGTTGCCAATACCTTTATGGGGAAAGGCGGTATTCCCTACGATCATCCCTTGGCTCTCTGGTCAGTGGGGTTACAACAGCGGGACTATATCAGTTGTGGGTTTGATCATACCGATTTAGTCATTGCGGTGGGCTATGACCTGATTGAATATTCCCCCAAACGCTGGAACCCGGATGGGAGCATCAAAATTATTCACATTGCCACCACCCATGCCGAAATTGACAGCAGCTATATTCCTGAAACAGAAGTCGTGGGGGATATTTCCGACTCACTCTATGAAATTCTCAAACGGGCAGACCGTCACGATAAACCCACCCCTTACGCCCTGCATTTGCGGCAAGACATTGTGGCTGACTATATGCAATATGCCCGTGATGACGGTTTTCCGATTAAACCCCAAAAACTGATTTATGATCTGCGCCAAGTCATGGGGCCAGATGATATTGTCATTTCCGATGTTGGGGCCCATAAAATGTGGATGGCCCGCCACTACCACTGCCAACGCCCGAATACTTGCCTGATTTCTAACGGTTTTGCGGCCATGGGCATTGCGGTTCCAGGGGCCTTAGCCGCTAAGTTAGTTCATCCCGATCGGCACATTGTCGCGGTGACTGGCGATGGGGGTTTCATGATGAATTTTCAGGAGCTTGAGACCGCTCTCCGGGAAGGGACAAACTTCACCACAATTATTTTTAATGATGGCGGCTATGGCTTGATTGAGTGGAAGCAACATCGCTATTTTGGCGAGTCGGCATTTATCAAGTTTGGTAATCCAGATTTTGTCAAGTTGGCCGAAAGTATGGGACTGAAAGGATACCGAGTCGAGTCGGCTTTGGACTTTATTCCGATCCTCAAAACAGCCCTCGAACAGGATGTCCCCACCATTATTGATGTGCCTGTGGACTACAGCGAAAATCTCCGATTCAATCAACGCATTGGCGAAATTACTTGTAGCTATGAATAA
- the nhaA gene encoding Na+/H+ antiporter NhaA, with the protein MENVQDKDQQTLLPEPRLPIEPVDRLIEPFSRFLHVESASGIVLLLVTVVALILANSSFSDSYLRFWQTPLSLSVGSWQMNYSLQHWINDGLMAVFFFVIGLEVKREIVLGELKNLRAAIIPLVAALGGMVIPAAFFLLLQWGEAGQRGWGIPMATDIAFVVGCLAILGTRVPKSLRILLLTLAIIDDIGAILVIAIGYTDELHLNALAWGFGGIGLIGLLLQIGVRSLPLYVLLGLGVWFGFHESGVHATIAGVILGLITPAQAWISQGLLAEFVQKLGDVLQGNSGLLGDERQALVESVTVAAQESTSPVERLEAALHPWVGFGIMPVFALANAGIPIQGAGFRESIVMALIVGLAVGKPVGILLFSGLTVLLGWAKLPDDMTWGILGASGILAGIGFTMSLFIAGLALTGDLLDAAKLGILLGSALSAVVGMLLLVWLLPRPGQTSLSNTPLTTSLINNQ; encoded by the coding sequence ATGGAAAATGTCCAGGACAAGGATCAGCAAACCCTGTTGCCGGAGCCACGCTTGCCGATTGAACCCGTGGATCGCCTGATTGAGCCTTTCTCCCGCTTTCTGCACGTTGAGTCTGCGAGTGGCATCGTTCTGCTTTTGGTGACGGTTGTTGCTTTAATCTTGGCAAATTCGAGCTTTTCTGACTCCTATTTGCGCTTTTGGCAAACTCCCCTGAGTCTTTCTGTTGGCTCCTGGCAGATGAATTATTCCCTCCAACATTGGATCAATGATGGACTGATGGCCGTCTTTTTCTTTGTCATTGGCCTGGAGGTGAAGCGGGAAATTGTTTTGGGGGAACTTAAAAACCTACGGGCAGCAATTATTCCTCTGGTAGCGGCGTTGGGGGGCATGGTGATCCCAGCGGCCTTCTTCCTTCTTCTGCAATGGGGGGAGGCCGGACAACGGGGTTGGGGGATCCCAATGGCCACTGACATTGCTTTTGTGGTGGGTTGTTTAGCCATTTTGGGAACCCGAGTACCGAAAAGTCTCCGAATTTTACTCCTGACCCTGGCAATAATTGATGATATTGGGGCTATTTTGGTGATTGCGATTGGCTACACCGATGAACTGCACTTGAATGCCTTGGCCTGGGGGTTTGGCGGAATTGGCTTGATCGGGTTGTTATTACAAATTGGTGTGCGGAGTTTGCCCCTTTATGTCCTGCTGGGTCTGGGGGTGTGGTTTGGCTTTCATGAGTCGGGTGTCCATGCCACGATTGCCGGGGTTATTTTGGGATTGATTACACCGGCCCAGGCCTGGATCAGTCAGGGACTATTGGCGGAGTTTGTCCAAAAGTTAGGGGATGTTCTCCAGGGAAATAGTGGACTGTTGGGAGATGAACGCCAGGCCCTTGTGGAGTCTGTTACCGTGGCCGCCCAGGAATCTACCTCTCCCGTTGAACGTTTAGAAGCGGCCCTCCATCCTTGGGTTGGCTTTGGGATTATGCCTGTGTTTGCCCTGGCCAATGCGGGGATTCCAATTCAAGGGGCGGGCTTTAGAGAGTCTATTGTGATGGCCTTAATTGTCGGGTTAGCTGTGGGTAAGCCAGTCGGGATTCTCCTCTTCAGCGGCTTGACGGTGTTGCTGGGGTGGGCCAAGTTGCCTGATGACATGACCTGGGGGATATTGGGGGCGAGTGGGATTTTGGCGGGGATTGGCTTTACGATGTCCCTGTTTATTGCTGGGCTAGCTTTAACTGGAGATCTCTTAGATGCAGCCAAACTAGGGATTTTGTTGGGGTCGGCCCTGAGTGCGGTGGTGGGAATGCTGCTGTTGGTGTGGCTCCTCCCCAGGCCTGGGCAAACCTCCTTAAGCAATACCCCATTGACCACATCCTTAATTAACAATCAGTGA
- a CDS encoding amino acid ABC transporter permease translates to MKQSLIKQLVSQALMLACLGGLFYFLWDNLSFNLQRLNLTPGFGFLNFQASFSIGESIISYRPTQSYWRALLVGLLNSLRVIGASLILATVIGLAVGIGRLAQNWLIRQLAFIYIEILRNTPLLLQLFFWYFAIFLSQSNTRSSGGIVTISQQGLGLPFGVILSPEFSALWLGLAVYTSTFIAEIVRGGIQSVPKGQWEAAHSLGVPGVITLWLVIIPQAMRAIIPPLGNQYLNLAKNSSLAIAVGYPDLYAVASTTYNQTGRALEVMALIMASYLSLSLIISAVVNYLNRRMQLVSH, encoded by the coding sequence ATGAAGCAATCCTTAATCAAACAACTTGTATCCCAGGCCCTGATGTTGGCTTGTCTCGGGGGGCTTTTCTATTTTCTCTGGGACAACCTTAGCTTCAATTTGCAGCGGTTAAATCTGACCCCAGGATTTGGCTTTCTGAATTTCCAGGCCAGCTTTTCAATTGGGGAAAGTATCATCAGCTATCGTCCAACCCAAAGTTACTGGCGGGCATTGTTGGTTGGCTTATTAAACTCCCTACGGGTGATTGGAGCCAGCTTAATTTTAGCGACAGTGATTGGTTTAGCCGTTGGCATTGGCCGATTGGCCCAAAATTGGCTGATCCGCCAGTTAGCGTTCATTTATATAGAAATTCTTCGTAATACACCGTTGTTGCTGCAATTATTTTTTTGGTACTTTGCAATTTTTCTGAGCCAGAGTAATACTCGGAGTAGTGGGGGGATTGTTACGATTAGCCAGCAAGGATTGGGGTTGCCCTTTGGCGTTATCCTATCACCGGAATTTTCGGCGTTGTGGCTGGGCTTGGCGGTCTATACGAGTACGTTTATTGCGGAAATTGTCCGGGGGGGAATTCAAAGTGTGCCTAAAGGTCAGTGGGAAGCTGCCCATTCCTTGGGGGTGCCGGGCGTTATCACCCTCTGGTTGGTGATTATTCCCCAGGCCATGCGGGCAATTATTCCCCCTCTTGGCAATCAATATCTCAATTTAGCCAAAAATTCTAGCTTGGCCATCGCCGTGGGCTATCCCGATCTCTATGCTGTCGCTTCCACAACTTATAACCAAACGGGGCGAGCCTTGGAGGTGATGGCGTTAATTATGGCTAGTTACTTGAGCTTGAGTTTAATTATTTCAGCAGTAGTTAACTATCTCAATCGCCGGATGCAGTTGGTAAGCCACTGA
- a CDS encoding galactose mutarotase translates to MTIAQTYTLSHDQAHLEVVPGRGGIITRWQVSGQDLLYLDQERFADPNLSVRGGIPILFPICGNLPENTFHHQGQVYSLKQHGFARDQAWDVNQPTSNSLTLSLSHNPTTLSQYPFPFSLELTYTLTATSLTLATTLHNPGPTDLPFSFGFHPYFQIANKSAVELVIPATTVTDQKAQITTPFDGRFDWTAPELDLAFRPLAQTQAQVINAATGTTLTLDFSEDYSTLVFWTIVGKDYVCVEPWTAPRNALNTGEDLLTIPTGGAWQAEFKLTATPTS, encoded by the coding sequence ATGACTATTGCTCAAACCTATACCCTCAGCCATGACCAGGCCCATTTAGAAGTTGTCCCAGGCCGGGGCGGCATCATTACCCGTTGGCAGGTGTCGGGGCAGGATTTACTTTACTTAGACCAAGAACGGTTTGCAGATCCGAATTTAAGTGTCCGGGGCGGCATCCCAATTCTGTTTCCGATTTGTGGCAACTTACCGGAGAACACATTTCACCATCAGGGACAGGTTTACTCCCTCAAGCAGCATGGGTTTGCCCGTGACCAGGCCTGGGATGTCAACCAACCAACCTCCAACAGCCTGACCCTCAGCCTCAGCCATAATCCAACTACCCTCAGCCAGTACCCCTTTCCCTTTAGCTTGGAATTGACCTATACCCTCACGGCCACCAGCCTGACCCTCGCGACCACCCTCCACAATCCTGGCCCCACCGACTTACCCTTTAGTTTCGGCTTTCATCCCTATTTTCAAATTGCCAATAAGTCAGCCGTAGAACTCGTCATTCCCGCTACCACCGTCACGGATCAAAAAGCACAAATCACAACCCCCTTTGACGGCAGATTTGACTGGACGGCCCCAGAGTTAGATTTAGCCTTTCGCCCCTTGGCGCAAACTCAGGCCCAGGTGATCAATGCTGCGACCGGAACAACCCTCACCCTTGATTTTTCCGAAGATTATTCGACTTTAGTATTTTGGACAATTGTTGGCAAAGATTATGTCTGTGTTGAACCCTGGACAGCCCCTCGCAATGCCTTAAATACGGGGGAAGATTTATTAACGATTCCGACCGGCGGGGCCTGGCAAGCGGAATTTAAGCTAACAGCTACTCCTACCTCCTAA
- a CDS encoding leucyl aminopeptidase has translation MNIQAPTTAVLNWSGDLIAFGFFTESDAVVWPAELAELPQAWDGILPELIHDAKFQGKAGTSLTVRLSPKSPVKKIMLVGLGAASDFTLETLRRAAATVVKSARKDHDKTVGLYVPIYDNDPTQALAEGIHLGLHQDLRFKSDPEAKENLAFPESIDLLGPGVVQEALPIAAIRAEGVILARELVNAPANVITPVTLAEKAQAIASTYGLESEILEQADCEALGMGAYLGVAQASDLPPKFIHLTYRPQGTATRKLAIIGKGLTFDSGGLNLKVSGSGIETMKMDMAGSAAVLGAAQVIAQLKPSAEVHFIVAATENMISGKAMHPGDILTAANGKTIEINNTDAEGRLTLADALIFAEKLGVDAIVDLATLTGACIVALGESIAGLWATDQPLADHLLTAANQAGEKFWQMPMEEKYFEGMKSPIADMKNTGPRAGGSITAALFLKQFIQSTPWAHLDIAGPVWVEKEDGYLNPGGTGFGVQTLVNWVLAS, from the coding sequence ATGAATATCCAGGCCCCCACAACTGCTGTGCTGAATTGGTCAGGTGACTTAATTGCCTTTGGATTTTTTACCGAGTCGGATGCGGTAGTTTGGCCAGCAGAGTTAGCTGAGTTACCCCAGGCCTGGGATGGCATCTTACCTGAGCTAATCCATGACGCAAAATTTCAAGGCAAAGCGGGAACTTCATTGACGGTCAGGCTCAGTCCTAAATCTCCAGTTAAAAAAATCATGCTCGTTGGCCTGGGGGCAGCTTCTGACTTCACCTTAGAGACGCTTCGCCGGGCTGCTGCTACGGTTGTTAAATCTGCTCGTAAAGATCACGACAAAACTGTCGGCCTGTACGTTCCTATCTATGACAACGATCCCACCCAGGCCTTGGCCGAAGGGATTCACTTAGGACTCCATCAGGATCTCCGGTTTAAGTCTGATCCTGAAGCTAAAGAAAATCTTGCTTTTCCAGAATCCATTGACCTCCTCGGGCCTGGAGTCGTTCAAGAGGCCTTACCCATTGCGGCGATTCGGGCTGAGGGGGTGATCCTAGCGCGGGAGTTAGTCAATGCCCCGGCCAATGTGATCACCCCTGTGACCTTAGCCGAAAAAGCCCAGGCCATTGCCAGCACCTATGGTTTAGAGTCAGAAATTTTAGAACAAGCGGATTGCGAAGCCTTGGGCATGGGAGCTTACCTTGGAGTGGCCCAGGCCTCGGATTTACCGCCAAAATTTATCCATCTCACCTACAGACCCCAGGGAACAGCCACTCGAAAACTAGCGATTATTGGCAAAGGCCTGACTTTTGATTCTGGTGGTCTAAACCTGAAAGTTTCCGGGAGTGGTATCGAAACCATGAAAATGGACATGGCTGGATCCGCAGCAGTTTTAGGCGCGGCCCAAGTGATTGCCCAACTCAAACCCAGTGCCGAAGTTCACTTTATTGTTGCCGCGACCGAAAACATGATCAGTGGCAAGGCGATGCACCCCGGCGATATTCTCACAGCCGCCAACGGCAAAACCATCGAAATTAATAACACCGATGCGGAAGGGCGGTTAACCTTAGCCGATGCCCTGATCTTTGCCGAAAAGTTGGGTGTAGACGCGATTGTGGATTTAGCCACCCTGACCGGAGCTTGTATTGTTGCCTTGGGCGAAAGTATTGCTGGATTATGGGCGACAGATCAACCGCTTGCGGATCATCTCTTAACCGCAGCAAATCAGGCGGGGGAAAAGTTCTGGCAAATGCCCATGGAAGAAAAATATTTTGAGGGGATGAAATCTCCCATTGCCGATATGAAAAATACAGGGCCCCGGGCCGGGGGATCGATTACCGCGGCTCTCTTTTTGAAACAATTTATCCAATCTACTCCTTGGGCCCATCTAGATATTGCTGGGCCTGTGTGGGTTGAAAAAGAGGATGGCTACCTCAATCCAGGGGGGACAGGGTTTGGCGTGCAGACCTTGGTGAATTGGGTCTTGGCGAGTTAG
- a CDS encoding amino acid ABC transporter permease: MPSPLLSRSTSPQAWLRKNLFATGLDTSLTLVVAIGILWGGWQLLDWLLFQAQWQVIGQNWLRFLIGRYPLDQAWRIGLLLVLGLCLWGIGQYFRHVNRWAGILIGFGLAGWLIAGGLGLTVVPTNLWTGLLLTLIVAVASIVLAFPLGIVLAVGRQSSLPVWRYGATVYIELVRGLPLIGILFMAQVMLPLVLPGAWQLDRLLRAVAGLVLFNAAYLAENIRGGWQAIPRGQFEAAAALGLNPSLVIGLVILPQALRISVPAIAGQFIALLKDTALLSLFALLELTGIARAILAQPNYLGRYGEVYLFIGFLYWLFCFGLSWLSRHLEQTGK, from the coding sequence ATGCCATCGCCGCTATTGTCTCGATCAACTTCTCCCCAGGCCTGGCTGCGTAAGAATTTGTTTGCCACTGGGTTGGATACAAGCTTGACTCTTGTTGTGGCTATTGGCATCCTTTGGGGAGGGTGGCAGTTACTAGACTGGCTATTGTTCCAGGCCCAGTGGCAGGTCATTGGGCAAAATTGGCTCCGATTTTTAATTGGGCGGTATCCCCTCGACCAGGCCTGGCGGATTGGTTTGTTGCTTGTTCTGGGGCTATGCCTCTGGGGAATTGGCCAATATTTCCGGCATGTTAACCGCTGGGCGGGTATCCTAATTGGATTTGGCCTGGCTGGCTGGCTGATTGCCGGGGGCCTGGGCTTAACGGTTGTGCCGACTAATCTTTGGACAGGGCTGCTTTTAACGTTGATCGTCGCGGTCGCGAGTATTGTTTTGGCATTTCCCCTCGGAATTGTCTTGGCAGTGGGGCGGCAAAGTTCTTTACCAGTATGGCGATATGGGGCCACGGTTTATATCGAGTTGGTGCGGGGGTTGCCCTTGATTGGGATTTTATTCATGGCCCAAGTGATGTTACCGCTTGTACTACCGGGAGCTTGGCAGTTGGATCGGCTCTTACGGGCAGTGGCGGGCCTGGTGCTTTTTAATGCGGCCTACTTGGCTGAGAATATTCGCGGGGGGTGGCAGGCGATTCCGCGGGGGCAATTTGAAGCAGCGGCGGCATTGGGTTTGAACCCCAGTCTAGTGATTGGTTTGGTGATCTTGCCCCAGGCCTTGCGAATTAGTGTGCCTGCCATTGCCGGACAGTTTATTGCGCTCCTGAAAGACACGGCCCTCTTATCCTTATTTGCCCTTCTGGAATTGACGGGGATTGCCCGAGCGATTTTGGCTCAACCCAATTATCTAGGGCGATATGGGGAAGTCTATCTATTTATTGGTTTTCTATATTGGCTGTTTTGTTTTGGGTTGTCTTGGTTGAGTCGCCACTTGGAGCAGACTGGAAAATAA